From Deltaproteobacteria bacterium:
CATCCCAGAGGATCGACTACGAAGGGGAGTTGGGGATAGTGATCGGGAAGGAGGCCAAAGGGGTTTCCGAAAAGGGGGCCGAGGAGTTCATCCTGGGGTATACCTGCTTTAACGATGTGACCGCCAGGGACCTGCAGAAGAAGGATAGACAATGGACCAGAGGGAAGGGGTTTGATACCTTTGCACCTATAGGTCCCTGGATCGAGACGCAGATAGACCCCGCAGGCCTAAGGCTGGAGACCTTTCTGAACGGTGAGCGCAAACAATCCTCCAATACCTCAAACCTCATCTTCAAACCCCGGCAATTGGTGGGTTTCATCTCGCAGATAATGACCCTCTATCCAGGGGATGTAATCGCCACCGGTACACCCTCAGGGATAGGCCCCATGGAGGTAGGAGATAGGGTAGAGGTCGCAATAGAGGGGATAGGGAGTCTGATAAACTTCGTCAAGAAGGGATGAGTTCCCCAATCCAGGTTGAAACCTCTCAAAAAATCCTTTTTTAAATTTTTTCTTGACAATCTCTAGGGTCCACCTATATATTTAAACTTTAATATTTAAAATAAAATAAGATTATAGATCTTTTTGGCCAGGAGGAGAGAACATATCATCACCACTCACAACCTCTGGGTGGCTGAGGCTGAGATGGAGTTTGTCCAAGATTTGATCGAGGAGTTCTCCCGAGGCGGATTTAATAAGATCAAACCTATTGATGGGATAGAAGAGGACCATGATAGTCGGTGATCACCTGAAAAGGCAGGCCCAAGAGAGGCCGGATAAGGTGGCTGTCGTCTGTAACGAGGTGAGGCTGAGCTTCTCCGAGCTCAACCTCCAGGCCAACAGGCTGGCCAATTGGCTTCTTGCACAAGGGTTAAAAAAGGGTGACAGGGCGGTGATGCTCCTTCCCAACTGCGCCGAGTTCGCTGTGGCCTACTTTGCCCTCATGAAGATCGGGGTCATTGCGGTGATCCTCGATTTTCGCCTCAGTCCTCCGGAGATGGCCCCCCTCTTCGACGAGACAGAGGCGAAGGCCCTCATCACCCACTCCAGACAGAAGACCTTTGCCGTGAGGATGCTGCGAGAAAAGGAGGATCTGCGATATGTTGTCATTATAGGCGAAGAAAAGGGGGAGGAAAACGGCATTTACCCCTATGAAAGGATTGTTGATGGGGGGGATTCTCAGCAGCCAACTATCCCCATAAACGAGGAGGATGAGGCCCTCTACCTCTATACATCGGGTACCACGGGAAGGCCAAAAGGGGTGGTTCTCACCTACGACCACTACACCTATTTTCCCGAGTCCATGAGGGCCTTTCATCCTATAAACGGTCAGTACGTAGAGGGCGCTGTGCTCCCTATGTCCCATATCTCAGGGCCGATCGTCCTCAACCTCATGGTGGACGTGGGCCTCACCTTGGTGATCATCGACGAGATAAGGCCCAAAAAGATCCTGGAGGAGGTACAGAGGAATAAGATCACATTCTTCCACGCCGTGCCCCCCATCTTTCAGATGATCCTCAATCTGCCCAGCCGTGACCGTTACGATTTGAGCAGCCTCCGCTATATTGCCATGATGGGGACGGTGGTCGCGGAAGAGCTCATGGAGGAGTGGGTTGAGGAGTATCCCCATATCGTGGCCCTGCAGGGGTACGGGGCCACGGAGACCTCCCCCCTGCTCACCCTCACCCGCTATGAGGATGCCCCCCATAAGATGGCCAGCGCCGGCCGACCTTGTCCCAGGGCCGAGGTCAAGATCGTGGACAAAGAGGGTAAAGAGCTACCCCCAGGGGAGGTAGGAGAGGTGATCGCCCGCGGCCCCCAGATCATGACGGGATACTTTAAAAACCCCAAGGCCACAGCGCTGAAGATCAAGGATGGCTGGTATTACACCGGTGACCTGGGTAGGTTCGACGATGATAGCTATCTTTATATCCTGGGTAGGGCCGATGACATGATCATCACCGGGGGGTCGAACGTCTATCCCTCAGAGGTAGAAAATGTCCTTATCGCTCATGACAAGGTGGCTGAGGCAGCGGTGGTGGGGGTACCGGACTCGGGGAGGGGTCAGGCCTTGAAGGCGGTAATCGTCCCCAAGGTGGGGGAAGAGATCTCCAAAAGGGAGATTTTGAAATTCTGCAGGGAGAGGCTCGCCAGCTTTAAGATACCCAAGGTCGTGGATTTTCAGGACAGCCTCCCCCGCTCCCGCACGGGCAAGGTGGCCAAAAGGGAGTTAAAGGTCGTCGAGGGGGAGTTGAAAAAGTACTGGGAATTCCTGGCAGAACACAAGAAGTTCCTGGGGCCTTTAATCCTCATTACCCTCTGGTTTCTGGTCACTGTCTTCAAGATGGTGGACCCCTTCTTTCTCCCCTCCCCTGTGAAGGTAGGAAGACAGCTTGCGGAACTCCTCAGCACCGCATCGATCTACGAACATCTTTTTAAGACCTTTTACCGCATGATGGCAGGGTATTCCTTAGCTGTGGTCATTGGGGTACCGTTGGGCATTGTGCTCGGCTATTGGGAGAAGGTCTACGAATCAGTAGAGTTCATCATCGACTTCTTCCGTTCCTTCCCCGCTACAGCCATGTTCCCCCTCTTTATGCTCGCCTTTGGGATAGGGGATGGTTCCAAGATCGCTTTAGTAGTCTTCGGCTGTTCTTTGTTGATCTTGGTCAACACCACCTATGGGGTCCATGGCTGTAGCCGGACCCGCAAGATGGTGGCCGAGACCATGAAGGCATCGGAGGCATATATCATGGCCAGAGTCGTCTTGCCTGAGGCCCTCCCCCAGATATCGGCAGGGCTGAGGCTGGCCCTCTCCCTGAGCCTCATCATCATCGTGGTCTTGGAGATGTTTATCGGGACGAAAAAGGGGTTAGGATTTCTGATCTATAACGCCCACATGACATACCAGATAGCTGATATGTACGCCTTCATCATCCTGGCCGGCCTCATCGGCTATTTCATCAACCAGGGGTTTGTAAAGCTGGAGGATAAGGTTATACATTGGGCAGGTAGATAAACAAAAAAAAGGGGGTATGCTTATGAAGAAAGGATTGGTTTGCTTATTGGTCTTAGGTCTGCTGTTGCCCTTGGCCCTTTCCCCAGGGGTCGAGGCCAAGGAGCGGGTAGTGCGAATCGGGTATCTGCCGCTGGTGATGAGCCTTCCCACCTTCGTGGCGGCGGAAAAGGGCTTCTTTGCGCAGGAGGGCCTGGAGGTGGAGCTTGTGCGTTTCCAGTCGGGGACAACGGTCGTAGACGCCTTGGTCGCCGGAAGGATCGACGCCAACTGCGGTAGTGCCATCGTTACACACTGGTTCGCCGAGCAGAATGTGTCGGGGAGATTCAAGATTTTTCTCCTATATGGGACTGATTCAATGGAGGATGACAACACCTTTGTGGTGGTGGTCAAGAAGGACTCCCCCATCAAGGAGTTGAAGGACCTCAAGGGGAAGAAGGTGGCACACTTCCCTGGGGTTACGAATTTATCTCTGGCCAAGGCGATCATCCGCACACAGATAGATCCCGAGGGGGTCATCTTCACAGAGATCCCCCCTCCCAACCTGGTCCCGGCCCTGGCTGCAGGCCAGATCGATGCCTTCTTCACCCCTGAGCCCTTCGGGATGATGGCCGTCTCCAAAGGGGTGGGAAGATACCTCAGAAAGAGTCCTCTTACTGTTTTAAATTTGGAGAAGGGGATTCCGGGAGGGGCCTTTTCCTTCTCGGCCAAGTTCCTGAAGAAGAACCCTGAGCTGGCCATAAAGGTCAAGACTGCTGTAGAGAAGGCTGTGGATTACATGAAGACTCATGAGAAGGAGGCGAGGGGATATCTGGCCAAGTATACCCAGCTCCCTCCGCCCGTGGCCATGGGGATACCCTTTGATAAGTGGATAAAGATCGAGGAGCTCAATAAGGGGGCTGGACAGGGTTACTTCGACGTACTATACAAAGAGGGTGCATACAAAAAGAGGATAGATACTACCAAATTGTATTACGAATAAGATGGCCCAGGAAAGACCATATCTCTATGTCCGCGGCGTGAACAAGCACTACGACGCGGCCCCTGACCCTCGGATGGGGAGTGGGGGCCTTCGGGTCCTGGACAACATCTCCTTCACCGCTCAGAAGGGGGAGTTTGTCACCATCGTGGGCCCCAACGGCTGCGGCAAGACCACCTTCTTCCGCATGCTGGCTGGCCTCGATGATATGGACTACGGGAGGATTCTCATTGGGGGAAAGACCATCGAGGAGGCGAAGGTCGGATATGTCTTTCAGAACTACCGGGAGTCCCTCTACCCCTGGCGCACCTGCCTGGGCAACCTGATAGTCCCCCTCGAACTCGATGGTATCCCACGCAGGGAGAGAAAGAAGAAAGTGGAGGAGTTCCTCTGGCGGCTCGATATGAGCGTGCGAGAGGACGCCTATCCGTATGAGTTGAGCGGTGGCCAGCAGCAGATGCTTGGCATCCTCAGGGCCCTCATCTATGAGCCCGATATCCTCCTTCTGGATGAACCCTTCAGCTCCCTCGATTTCCAGACCACCCTCTACATGCACGATAAGATCATGGAGGTCTGGCAAAAGACAGGAGTAACCATC
This genomic window contains:
- a CDS encoding fumarylacetoacetate hydrolase family protein, with protein sequence MEIARFLHKERERFGVVKGDEIKVAEGDIFRGFKLTRQVCSLKEVKLLPPTHPSKIVALGLNYRDHAEEVGLKLPDEPLIFLKPSSAVIGHLDHIIYPPTSQRIDYEGELGIVIGKEAKGVSEKGAEEFILGYTCFNDVTARDLQKKDRQWTRGKGFDTFAPIGPWIETQIDPAGLRLETFLNGERKQSSNTSNLIFKPRQLVGFISQIMTLYPGDVIATGTPSGIGPMEVGDRVEVAIEGIGSLINFVKKG
- a CDS encoding AMP-binding protein, producing MIVGDHLKRQAQERPDKVAVVCNEVRLSFSELNLQANRLANWLLAQGLKKGDRAVMLLPNCAEFAVAYFALMKIGVIAVILDFRLSPPEMAPLFDETEAKALITHSRQKTFAVRMLREKEDLRYVVIIGEEKGEENGIYPYERIVDGGDSQQPTIPINEEDEALYLYTSGTTGRPKGVVLTYDHYTYFPESMRAFHPINGQYVEGAVLPMSHISGPIVLNLMVDVGLTLVIIDEIRPKKILEEVQRNKITFFHAVPPIFQMILNLPSRDRYDLSSLRYIAMMGTVVAEELMEEWVEEYPHIVALQGYGATETSPLLTLTRYEDAPHKMASAGRPCPRAEVKIVDKEGKELPPGEVGEVIARGPQIMTGYFKNPKATALKIKDGWYYTGDLGRFDDDSYLYILGRADDMIITGGSNVYPSEVENVLIAHDKVAEAAVVGVPDSGRGQALKAVIVPKVGEEISKREILKFCRERLASFKIPKVVDFQDSLPRSRTGKVAKRELKVVEGELKKYWEFLAEHKKFLGPLILITLWFLVTVFKMVDPFFLPSPVKVGRQLAELLSTASIYEHLFKTFYRMMAGYSLAVVIGVPLGIVLGYWEKVYESVEFIIDFFRSFPATAMFPLFMLAFGIGDGSKIALVVFGCSLLILVNTTYGVHGCSRTRKMVAETMKASEAYIMARVVLPEALPQISAGLRLALSLSLIIIVVLEMFIGTKKGLGFLIYNAHMTYQIADMYAFIILAGLIGYFINQGFVKLEDKVIHWAGR
- a CDS encoding ABC transporter substrate-binding protein, encoding MKKGLVCLLVLGLLLPLALSPGVEAKERVVRIGYLPLVMSLPTFVAAEKGFFAQEGLEVELVRFQSGTTVVDALVAGRIDANCGSAIVTHWFAEQNVSGRFKIFLLYGTDSMEDDNTFVVVVKKDSPIKELKDLKGKKVAHFPGVTNLSLAKAIIRTQIDPEGVIFTEIPPPNLVPALAAGQIDAFFTPEPFGMMAVSKGVGRYLRKSPLTVLNLEKGIPGGAFSFSAKFLKKNPELAIKVKTAVEKAVDYMKTHEKEARGYLAKYTQLPPPVAMGIPFDKWIKIEELNKGAGQGYFDVLYKEGAYKKRIDTTKLYYE
- a CDS encoding ABC transporter ATP-binding protein — encoded protein: MAQERPYLYVRGVNKHYDAAPDPRMGSGGLRVLDNISFTAQKGEFVTIVGPNGCGKTTFFRMLAGLDDMDYGRILIGGKTIEEAKVGYVFQNYRESLYPWRTCLGNLIVPLELDGIPRRERKKKVEEFLWRLDMSVREDAYPYELSGGQQQMLGILRALIYEPDILLLDEPFSSLDFQTTLYMHDKIMEVWQKTGVTILFISHNIHEAVYLADKVVVFSKRPARVVEVIETNLPRPRDYKVTESDQFFEVRNRVTELFREEIMDSFLFMELSGF